A portion of the Pseudomonas sp. GR 6-02 genome contains these proteins:
- a CDS encoding SDR family oxidoreductase: MSNTLFITGATSGFGEACARRFAEAGWKLVLTGRREERLNALCAELSKQTEVHGLVLDVRDRKAMEEAIANLPPSFAKLRGLINNAGLALGVDPAPKCNLDDWDTMVDTNIKGLMYSTRLLLPRLIAHGRGASIVNLGSIAGNYPYPGSHVYGASKAFVKQFSLNLRCDLQGTGVRVSNIEPGLCESEFSLVRFAGDQERYNATYAGADPIQPQDIAETIFWVLNAPAHININSLELMPVSQTWSGFAIERNAKV, from the coding sequence ATGTCCAACACCCTGTTTATTACCGGCGCGACCTCCGGTTTTGGTGAAGCCTGTGCCCGTCGTTTTGCCGAGGCCGGCTGGAAACTGGTGCTGACAGGTCGTCGTGAAGAGCGCCTCAATGCCCTGTGCGCCGAGTTGTCGAAACAGACCGAGGTCCATGGCCTGGTGCTCGACGTACGGGACCGCAAGGCCATGGAGGAGGCGATTGCCAACCTGCCGCCATCCTTCGCCAAGCTGCGCGGGCTGATCAACAACGCCGGCCTGGCCCTGGGTGTGGACCCGGCGCCCAAGTGCAATCTCGATGATTGGGACACCATGGTCGACACCAACATCAAAGGCCTGATGTACAGCACCCGCCTGTTGCTGCCACGTTTGATCGCTCATGGTCGTGGCGCCAGCATCGTCAACCTCGGCTCCATCGCCGGCAACTACCCGTACCCGGGCAGCCACGTGTATGGCGCGAGCAAGGCGTTCGTCAAACAGTTCTCCCTGAACCTGCGCTGCGACCTGCAAGGTACGGGCGTGCGGGTCAGCAACATCGAGCCGGGCCTGTGCGAGAGCGAGTTCTCGCTGGTGCGTTTCGCCGGTGACCAGGAGCGTTACAACGCCACTTACGCCGGTGCCGACCCGATCCAGCCGCAAGACATCGCCGAGACCATTTTCTGGGTGCTCAACGCACCGGCCCACATCAACATCAACAGCCTTGAGCTGATGCCGGTGAGCCAGACCTGGAGTGGGTTTGCCATTGAGCGTAATGCCAAGGTGTAA
- a CDS encoding AGE family epimerase/isomerase, translating into MPHASRSASQPELTALFASVHQHFQDVIVPLWQGPGWNADMALPYEALDAEHKPLPTQRYRAMACARQLYLFSSLIGQVPKAEERAAALFRSLQRHFHDAEHGGWFYSIDPQGTPLDQRKDLYTHAFILFACAHYWDKVREPLVESVLNAALEVVAQRFATGDGLYEASLDRDWSSLDSGPLQNPLMHLAEAFLATLSVREDAAVQNALIELCTAMQKRFIDPRHAVLMEKPLGAVDNWFEPGHQFEWYFLLQSSPLLRDSTLHASLERAFAFTEQRGVDQQTGAVRAMLELDDHPRDATQRIWAQAEYLRALTLRPDSEASVQRQLQALQQSFLHAGGWYECRDEQGEVSRKDMPSTTPYHLATCYRGLAEYLR; encoded by the coding sequence ATGCCGCATGCTTCCCGCTCTGCCTCCCAGCCTGAATTGACCGCCCTGTTCGCCTCAGTGCACCAGCACTTCCAGGACGTGATCGTGCCGCTCTGGCAGGGCCCCGGCTGGAACGCCGACATGGCGTTGCCTTATGAGGCGCTGGATGCCGAGCATAAACCGCTGCCCACTCAGCGCTACCGGGCCATGGCCTGCGCGCGGCAGCTGTACCTGTTCTCCAGCCTGATCGGCCAGGTGCCCAAGGCTGAAGAGCGCGCGGCGGCGCTGTTTCGTTCCTTGCAACGGCATTTCCACGATGCCGAGCATGGCGGCTGGTTCTACAGCATCGACCCGCAAGGTACGCCGCTGGACCAGCGCAAAGACCTCTACACCCACGCCTTCATCCTGTTCGCCTGCGCCCATTATTGGGACAAGGTTCGCGAACCGCTGGTGGAGTCGGTACTCAACGCCGCGCTGGAAGTGGTAGCGCAGCGTTTCGCCACGGGCGACGGCCTGTACGAAGCCAGCCTGGACCGTGATTGGTCCTCGCTCGACTCCGGGCCATTGCAGAACCCTCTGATGCATTTGGCCGAAGCCTTCCTCGCCACCCTTTCGGTGCGCGAAGACGCGGCTGTGCAGAACGCACTCATCGAGTTATGCACAGCCATGCAAAAGCGTTTCATCGACCCGCGACATGCGGTGTTGATGGAGAAGCCGCTGGGAGCTGTGGATAACTGGTTCGAGCCGGGCCATCAGTTCGAATGGTATTTCCTGCTGCAATCCTCGCCATTGCTGCGCGACTCGACACTGCATGCCTCGCTGGAGCGCGCGTTTGCGTTCACCGAGCAACGGGGTGTCGATCAGCAGACCGGTGCCGTGCGAGCGATGCTGGAACTGGATGATCACCCTCGCGACGCAACCCAACGCATCTGGGCTCAAGCCGAATACCTGCGCGCCCTGACCTTGCGCCCGGACAGCGAAGCATCGGTGCAACGCCAATTGCAGGCGTTGCAACAAAGCTTTCTGCATGCGGGCGGTTGGTATGAGTGTCGCGATGAGCAGGGCGAAGTGAGCCGCAAGGACATGCCTTCGACCACGCCTTATCACTTGGCAACCTGCTATCGCGGATTGGCCGAGTATTTGCGCTGA
- a CDS encoding HupE/UreJ family protein: MTLKRILGAMALLLTPAIAFAHPGHGDNGLIAGISHPIGGLDHLLAMVAVGLWAAQQKGAARWALPCTFVGTMLIGGLLGFEGLNLPALESGIAASVLALGLAVALAVRPPLSLAVAATALFALFHGVAHGLELPDMSSPWAYAAGFVAATAALHAAGYAMVRVLPQAAAPLVRLAGAASAVTGAWLLAG, from the coding sequence ATGACACTGAAACGCATTCTGGGCGCCATGGCCCTGCTGCTGACCCCAGCCATTGCCTTCGCCCACCCGGGCCATGGCGACAACGGCTTGATCGCCGGCATCAGCCACCCGATCGGCGGCCTCGATCACTTGCTGGCGATGGTTGCCGTGGGGTTGTGGGCGGCGCAGCAGAAAGGCGCTGCACGCTGGGCTCTGCCGTGCACATTCGTGGGCACCATGTTGATCGGCGGCTTGCTGGGTTTTGAAGGACTGAACCTGCCGGCGCTGGAAAGCGGGATTGCGGCATCGGTATTGGCGCTGGGCCTGGCGGTGGCGTTGGCAGTGCGTCCGCCGCTGAGCCTGGCGGTTGCGGCGACCGCGTTGTTCGCGCTGTTTCATGGCGTGGCGCATGGTCTGGAATTGCCGGACATGTCCAGTCCCTGGGCGTATGCCGCAGGGTTTGTGGCAGCGACAGCGGCGTTGCATGCCGCGGGTTATGCGATGGTTCGCGTCTTGCCTCAGGCCGCGGCACCATTGGTTCGGCTGGCGGGTGCGGCGTCGGCGGTAACCGGAGCTTGGTTATTAGCGGGTTAA
- the ureG gene encoding urease accessory protein UreG, which produces MNTQPLRVGIGGPVGSGKTALTLALCLALRERYNLAVVTNDIYTREDADFLVRNEALAPERIIGVETGGCPHTAIREDASINLEAVDQLNRRFPGLDLILVESGGDNLSATFSPELSDLTIYVIDVSAGDKLPRKGGPGICKSDLLVINKIDLAPLVGASLEMMNSDTQRMRNGKPFVFSNQKTGQGLEEIIAFIERQGLLTAA; this is translated from the coding sequence ATGAACACACAACCCCTGCGCGTCGGCATCGGCGGCCCGGTCGGCTCCGGCAAAACCGCCTTGACCCTGGCCCTGTGCCTGGCCCTGCGCGAACGCTACAACCTGGCCGTCGTGACCAACGATATCTATACCCGCGAAGACGCTGACTTTCTGGTGCGCAACGAAGCCTTGGCACCGGAGCGGATCATCGGCGTGGAAACCGGCGGCTGCCCGCACACGGCGATCCGCGAAGACGCCTCGATCAACCTCGAAGCCGTGGACCAACTGAACCGGCGCTTTCCGGGGCTGGATCTGATCCTGGTGGAATCCGGCGGCGACAACCTCTCGGCGACCTTCAGCCCGGAACTGTCCGACCTGACCATTTACGTGATCGATGTCTCCGCCGGCGACAAGCTGCCGCGCAAGGGTGGCCCCGGCATCTGCAAATCCGACCTGCTGGTGATCAACAAGATCGACCTGGCGCCGCTGGTAGGCGCGTCGCTGGAGATGATGAACAGCGACACCCAACGCATGCGCAACGGCAAGCCGTTTGTCTTCAGCAACCAGAAAACCGGCCAGGGCCTTGAAGAAATCATCGCCTTCATCGAACGCCAGGGCCTGCTGACTGCGGCCTGA
- a CDS encoding urease accessory protein UreF: MNPAWALLRLASPQLPIGGYSYSQGLEMAVDNGRVNDPDSARRWISDQLLLNLARFEAPLLLAHCTAAAEENWAELLQRCEEHRASRETRELHQESRQMGYSLQQLLNGLPELDEPARAFLEQRPEPHLALGWALAARAWNINPQDALAAWLWSWLENQLAVLMKTLPLGQQAAQRLTSELLPLLQQAQQDASRINLEHVGSAAFGLSLACMAHERQYSRLFRS; this comes from the coding sequence ATGAACCCGGCCTGGGCGCTGCTGCGCCTGGCCAGCCCGCAGCTGCCGATTGGCGGCTACAGCTATTCCCAGGGCCTGGAAATGGCGGTGGATAACGGCCGGGTCAATGATCCCGACAGCGCGCGACGCTGGATCAGCGATCAATTGCTGCTGAACCTGGCGCGTTTCGAAGCACCGCTACTGCTCGCCCATTGCACCGCCGCCGCCGAAGAAAACTGGGCCGAGTTGCTGCAACGCTGCGAAGAGCATCGCGCCAGCCGCGAAACCCGTGAGCTGCATCAGGAGAGCCGGCAGATGGGCTATTCGCTGCAGCAGCTGCTCAACGGCTTGCCGGAGCTGGACGAGCCTGCTCGCGCCTTTCTCGAGCAACGCCCTGAACCGCACTTGGCTCTCGGCTGGGCGCTGGCGGCTCGCGCCTGGAACATCAACCCGCAAGATGCGCTGGCCGCCTGGCTCTGGAGCTGGCTGGAAAACCAACTGGCGGTGTTGATGAAAACCCTGCCGTTGGGCCAGCAAGCCGCACAACGCCTGACCAGCGAACTGCTGCCGTTGCTGCAACAGGCGCAGCAAGACGCCAGCCGAATCAATCTCGAACACGTTGGCAGCGCCGCTTTCGGTCTGTCCCTGGCATGCATGGCCCATGAGCGCCAGTACAGCCGTCTGTTCCGTTCCTAG
- the ureE gene encoding urease accessory protein UreE — MLVIHRRIDPQPVWAAELHLTFEARSKSRLRCFSAEGEDVGLFLERGQPPLHDGECLQAEDGRVVRVCARPEQLLHVTCANAFELTRAAYHLGNRHVALQVGDGWLRLLDDYVLKAMLEQLGAKAENIEAPFQPEHGAYGGGHHHSRHGDEDFNYPPKLHQFGVRL; from the coding sequence ATGCTGGTGATTCATCGCAGAATCGACCCTCAACCCGTCTGGGCCGCCGAGTTGCACCTGACCTTCGAAGCCAGGAGCAAAAGCCGCTTGCGCTGTTTCAGTGCCGAGGGTGAAGACGTCGGCTTGTTTCTGGAGCGCGGCCAGCCACCGCTGCATGACGGCGAGTGCCTGCAAGCCGAAGACGGGCGCGTCGTTCGCGTCTGTGCTCGCCCCGAACAACTGCTGCACGTCACCTGCGCCAATGCGTTCGAACTGACCCGCGCCGCCTATCATCTGGGCAATCGCCACGTGGCCCTGCAAGTCGGCGACGGCTGGTTGCGCCTGCTCGATGATTACGTGCTCAAGGCCATGCTCGAACAGCTTGGCGCCAAGGCCGAGAACATCGAAGCGCCGTTCCAGCCGGAACACGGTGCCTACGGTGGTGGCCATCACCACTCGCGCCACGGTGACGAGGACTTCAACTACCCGCCGAAACTGCACCAGTTCGGCGTGCGCTTATGA
- a CDS encoding TetR family transcriptional regulator produces MLPRAEQKQQTRNALMDAARHLMESGRGFGSLSLREVTRTAGIVPTGFYRHFADMDELGLALVCEVGQTFRETIRLVRHNEFVMGGIIDASVRIFLDVVTANRSQFLFLAREQYGGSLPVRQAIGRLREDISSDLAADLSLMPKLQHLDIAGLSVMADLIVKSVFATLPDIIDPPAEALPEHLTPQAKITQQLRFIFIGLKHWQGLGSTE; encoded by the coding sequence ATGCTGCCCCGCGCCGAACAGAAACAACAGACCCGCAACGCCCTGATGGACGCTGCCCGCCACCTGATGGAAAGCGGCCGAGGATTCGGCAGCTTGAGCCTGCGTGAAGTGACGCGAACCGCCGGGATCGTGCCCACTGGTTTCTACCGGCACTTCGCCGACATGGACGAATTGGGCCTGGCGCTGGTGTGCGAAGTCGGCCAGACCTTCCGCGAAACCATCCGCCTGGTGCGCCATAACGAATTCGTCATGGGCGGTATCATCGATGCCTCGGTGCGGATCTTTCTCGACGTGGTCACGGCCAATCGCTCGCAGTTCCTGTTTCTTGCCCGAGAGCAGTACGGCGGCTCGCTGCCGGTGCGCCAGGCCATCGGCCGCCTGCGCGAGGACATCAGCTCGGACCTGGCGGCCGATTTGTCGCTGATGCCCAAACTGCAGCATCTGGACATCGCCGGCCTGAGCGTCATGGCCGATCTGATCGTCAAAAGCGTGTTCGCGACCCTGCCGGACATCATCGATCCGCCGGCCGAAGCATTGCCCGAGCACCTGACACCCCAGGCGAAAATCACCCAGCAGTTGCGGTTTATCTTTATCGGGCTGAAGCATTGGCAGGGACTCGGCAGTACCGAGTAA
- a CDS encoding AsmA family protein, whose amino-acid sequence MTRTRKMLAWTSASLVVLLAVLVLIIAFFDWNRIKPPLNAKVSEELHRPFAINGNLAVVWQREPDEGGWRAWVPWPHVVAEDLSLGNPDWSKQPQMATLKRVELRISPLALLTQRVTIPRIDLTEPNADLQRLADGRANWTFKFDPKDPNAEPSNWVLDIGAIGFDKGHVTLDDQSLKTRLDLLIDPLGKPIPFSDIVGDKAAKTALEKGGSPQDYAFALKVKGQYHGQNLAGQGKIGGLLALQDAAKPFPLHAQMKIADTSVELAGTLTDPLNLGALDLRLKLAGASLGNLYPLIGVTLPDTPPYATDGHLTAKLHESGGAVYRYEDFNGKIGESDIHGNLAYVASQPRPKLSGAVESNQLLFADLAPLIGADSNAKQKARGGESKQPADKILPVEEFKTERWRDMDADVEFTGKRIVHSEKLPFNDLYTHLVLTDGVLSLEPLRFGVAGGNLDAQIRLNGRAEPLEGRAKLTARKFKLKQLFPSIERMKTSFGELNGDADLTGRGNSVAKLLGTADGNLKMLINDGAISRELMELAGLNVGNYVVGKIFGDKEVKINCAAANFDIKSGLATTQLFVFDTENAIVYIDGTANMATEQLDLTISPESKGWRLISLRSPLYVRGKFIKPDAGVKAVPLMLRGAGMVALGVIAAPAAGLLALIAPSAGEPNQCAPLLEQMKAGKAPVTVKPTR is encoded by the coding sequence ATGACGCGCACTCGTAAAATGCTTGCCTGGACCTCCGCCAGCCTCGTTGTGCTGCTGGCCGTCCTGGTGCTGATCATCGCGTTCTTCGATTGGAACCGGATCAAGCCGCCCCTTAACGCCAAAGTCTCCGAAGAACTGCATCGTCCGTTCGCCATCAACGGCAACCTCGCGGTGGTCTGGCAGCGCGAGCCCGACGAAGGCGGCTGGCGGGCCTGGGTACCGTGGCCGCATGTGGTGGCCGAGGACCTGAGCCTGGGCAACCCGGACTGGTCGAAGCAACCGCAGATGGCCACCCTCAAACGCGTCGAGCTGCGTATTTCACCGCTGGCCTTGCTGACACAGCGGGTGACGATCCCGCGCATCGACCTGACCGAGCCCAATGCCGACCTGCAGCGTCTGGCCGACGGCCGCGCCAACTGGACATTCAAGTTCGACCCCAAGGATCCGAATGCCGAGCCTTCTAACTGGGTGCTGGACATCGGTGCCATCGGCTTCGACAAGGGCCATGTCACGCTCGACGACCAGAGCCTGAAAACCCGCCTCGACTTGCTTATCGATCCGCTGGGCAAGCCGATTCCGTTCAGTGACATCGTCGGCGACAAAGCGGCGAAAACCGCGCTTGAGAAGGGCGGTTCGCCGCAGGATTACGCGTTCGCGTTGAAGGTCAAAGGCCAATACCACGGCCAGAATCTGGCCGGCCAAGGCAAAATCGGTGGTTTGCTGGCCCTACAGGATGCCGCCAAGCCGTTCCCGCTTCATGCGCAAATGAAGATTGCCGACACCAGCGTCGAACTGGCCGGCACGCTCACCGACCCATTGAACCTCGGCGCCCTGGATCTGCGCCTGAAACTGGCCGGTGCCAGCCTGGGCAATCTCTATCCGCTGATCGGCGTGACCCTGCCGGATACCCCGCCGTACGCCACGGATGGGCATTTGACCGCCAAGTTGCATGAGTCGGGCGGGGCGGTGTACCGCTATGAGGACTTCAACGGCAAGATCGGCGAGAGCGATATCCATGGCAACCTGGCTTATGTCGCGAGTCAACCGCGGCCCAAGCTCAGCGGGGCGGTGGAGTCCAATCAACTGTTGTTTGCCGACCTGGCCCCACTGATCGGCGCCGACTCCAATGCCAAGCAAAAGGCCCGCGGCGGTGAAAGCAAACAGCCGGCGGACAAGATTCTGCCGGTCGAGGAATTCAAGACCGAGCGCTGGCGCGATATGGACGCTGACGTCGAGTTCACTGGCAAGCGCATTGTCCACAGCGAAAAACTGCCGTTCAACGACCTCTACACCCATTTGGTGCTGACGGATGGTGTGCTCAGTCTCGAGCCCCTGCGTTTCGGCGTGGCGGGCGGCAATCTGGATGCGCAGATTCGTCTGAACGGGCGCGCCGAGCCATTGGAAGGCCGGGCCAAACTGACTGCGCGCAAGTTCAAGCTCAAACAGTTGTTCCCCTCCATTGAACGGATGAAAACCAGTTTCGGTGAGCTCAATGGCGACGCCGACCTTACCGGTCGTGGCAACTCGGTGGCCAAGCTGCTGGGCACTGCCGACGGCAATTTGAAGATGCTGATCAATGATGGCGCCATCAGTCGTGAGTTGATGGAGCTGGCCGGGCTCAATGTCGGCAACTATGTGGTCGGGAAAATCTTTGGCGACAAGGAAGTGAAGATCAACTGCGCGGCGGCCAATTTCGACATCAAGAGCGGTCTGGCGACCACGCAGTTGTTCGTCTTCGATACCGAGAACGCGATTGTCTACATCGATGGCACGGCGAACATGGCGACCGAGCAACTGGACCTGACCATCAGCCCGGAATCCAAGGGCTGGCGCTTGATTTCGTTGCGTTCGCCACTGTATGTGCGGGGTAAGTTCATCAAGCCGGATGCGGGGGTGAAAGCGGTGCCGCTGATGCTGCGCGGGGCCGGGATGGTGGCGCTGGGTGTGATTGCCGCGCCGGCGGCGGGTTTGCTGGCGCTGATCGCGCCGAGTGCTGGCGAGCCGAATCAATGTGCGCCGTTGCTGGAGCAGATGAAGGCGGGCAAGGCGCCGGTGACGGTCAAGCCCACCCGGTAG
- a CDS encoding LysR substrate-binding domain-containing protein codes for MFASLPLTALRAFESASRLLSFKAAAEELSVTPTAVSHQIRSLENWLGVPLFERLPRQVRLTECGERLFRSLHGALLEVAQSVDTLRPQRSGTSLTISTTAAFAALWLVPRLGRFYARHPHISVRLDTHCEVIDLHQDASVDLVLRYSQDDYPNLYGLCLFDESFGVYGSPEQVALATRRVPTLISVQWHNSKLYAHGWEAWCAQSGETWLAGQPAVREYDEEHYALQAAIAGQGLVLASNILVSESVASGLLLPYRGEIQVDGAGYSALCVPGRERHPPVRAFFAWLQEEARLSGLLPRSKPAAAPAGERVPM; via the coding sequence ATGTTTGCCTCGTTGCCGTTGACCGCCCTGCGGGCCTTCGAATCCGCCTCGCGCCTGCTGAGTTTCAAGGCTGCCGCCGAAGAGCTGTCCGTGACGCCGACGGCGGTTTCCCACCAGATCCGCTCCCTGGAAAACTGGCTCGGCGTGCCGCTGTTCGAACGACTGCCACGCCAGGTGCGCCTGACCGAGTGCGGCGAACGGCTGTTCCGTAGCCTGCATGGCGCCCTGCTGGAGGTGGCGCAAAGCGTCGATACCTTGCGCCCGCAACGCAGCGGCACGAGCCTGACGATCTCCACCACCGCCGCTTTCGCCGCCCTTTGGCTGGTGCCACGGCTGGGACGGTTTTATGCCCGGCATCCGCACATCAGCGTGCGGCTGGACACTCACTGCGAAGTCATCGATTTGCATCAGGACGCCAGCGTCGATCTGGTGCTGCGCTACAGCCAAGACGACTACCCGAACCTGTATGGGTTGTGCCTGTTCGACGAGTCCTTCGGGGTTTATGGCTCGCCTGAACAAGTGGCCCTGGCGACCCGTCGGGTACCCACCCTGATCAGCGTGCAGTGGCATAACTCCAAACTGTATGCCCACGGCTGGGAAGCCTGGTGCGCGCAATCCGGCGAAACCTGGCTGGCCGGACAGCCAGCGGTGCGTGAATACGACGAAGAGCATTACGCCCTGCAAGCCGCCATTGCCGGGCAAGGTTTGGTGCTGGCGAGCAATATTCTGGTGTCGGAGAGTGTGGCCAGCGGCTTATTGCTGCCTTACCGGGGTGAGATTCAGGTCGACGGGGCCGGATACAGCGCACTGTGCGTTCCAGGGCGCGAACGGCATCCGCCGGTGCGGGCGTTTTTTGCGTGGTTGCAGGAGGAAGCTCGATTGTCTGGTCTATTGCCAAGATCGAAGCCTGCGGCAGCTCCTGCAGGGGAACGCGTTCCAATGTAG
- a CDS encoding FMN-dependent NADH-azoreductase, with protein sequence MSTILAIHASPRGERSHSRRLAEVFLSAWQVRNPQSQLTRREVGRALIPAVNEAFVAAAFHPEPQARPLSMQADLALSDELVGELLGHDLLVISTPMYNFSVPSGLKAWIDQIVRLGLTFNHTLDNGIAQYEPLVRGKKALIVTSRGGFGFGPGGELEAMNHADPLLRTALGFIGITDVTVVAAEGEESAERTFQVSVAEAEQRLLALAREF encoded by the coding sequence ATGAGCACAATTCTTGCCATTCACGCCAGCCCCCGTGGCGAACGCTCTCATTCGCGGCGGTTGGCCGAGGTGTTTCTTTCAGCCTGGCAGGTCCGTAACCCGCAGTCGCAATTGACCCGCCGTGAAGTCGGGCGGGCGTTGATCCCGGCCGTCAACGAAGCCTTCGTAGCGGCTGCTTTTCATCCAGAGCCTCAAGCGCGACCGTTGTCGATGCAGGCCGACCTGGCACTCAGCGATGAGTTGGTGGGTGAGTTGCTCGGCCATGATCTGCTGGTGATTTCCACCCCGATGTACAACTTCAGCGTGCCCAGTGGCCTCAAGGCCTGGATCGACCAGATTGTGCGGCTCGGGCTGACGTTCAATCACACCCTGGACAACGGCATCGCGCAGTACGAACCGCTGGTGCGGGGCAAGAAGGCGTTGATCGTCACCAGTCGCGGCGGGTTTGGTTTCGGCCCCGGTGGCGAGCTTGAAGCGATGAACCATGCCGACCCGTTGCTGCGCACGGCACTGGGGTTCATCGGCATCACTGACGTCACGGTTGTCGCCGCCGAGGGCGAAGAGTCCGCCGAGCGCACCTTCCAGGTTTCCGTAGCCGAGGCCGAACAGCGTTTGCTGGCGCTGGCCAGGGAGTTCTAG
- a CDS encoding DMT family transporter produces the protein MAWLFLLIAAGFEVTFAMGMKYADGFTRLWPSVITVVAAVGGIYFLTLAMRELPVSIAYPIWTAIGSLGTVFLGFALLGESLTALKLVSVGLIVAGVVGLK, from the coding sequence ATGGCCTGGCTGTTCCTGCTGATTGCCGCCGGGTTCGAGGTCACCTTCGCCATGGGCATGAAGTACGCCGATGGCTTCACCCGGCTCTGGCCTTCGGTGATCACCGTGGTGGCGGCCGTGGGTGGGATCTATTTCCTGACCTTGGCCATGCGCGAATTGCCGGTGAGCATCGCCTACCCGATCTGGACCGCCATCGGTTCATTGGGCACGGTGTTCCTCGGCTTTGCGCTGCTGGGCGAAAGCCTGACCGCGCTCAAACTGGTGTCGGTCGGGCTGATTGTGGCGGGCGTGGTGGGGTTGAAGTAG
- a CDS encoding esterase/lipase family protein → MSQGSATRYPLVLVPGMLGFIRLLLYPYWFGIISALRRDGATVIAVQVSPLNSTEVRGEQLLARIEEILRDTGAEKVNLIGHSQGSLTARYAAAKRPDRVASVTSVAGPNHGSELADYLHDHYPADSARGRLLTFFLWLISALMCLLETGYRGPRLPVDIPASHQSLTTAGVALFNQRYPQGLPDTWGGHGPEVVNGVRYYSWSGTLQPGKTDSGCNLFDGTNRSCRLFARTFVREAGHCDGMVGRYSSHLGTVIGDQYPMDHFDIVNQSLGLVGKGAEPVRLFVEHAARLKAAGV, encoded by the coding sequence ATGTCGCAAGGCTCCGCCACGCGTTACCCGTTGGTGCTGGTCCCGGGGATGCTCGGGTTTATTCGTCTGCTGCTCTATCCGTATTGGTTCGGGATCATTTCGGCGTTGCGCCGGGATGGGGCGACCGTGATCGCGGTGCAGGTCTCGCCGCTCAACTCAACCGAGGTGCGCGGTGAGCAATTGCTGGCACGAATCGAGGAAATCCTGCGCGACACCGGGGCCGAGAAGGTCAACCTGATCGGCCACAGCCAGGGCTCGCTGACCGCTCGGTATGCTGCGGCAAAACGCCCGGACCGGGTGGCGTCAGTGACCTCGGTGGCCGGGCCCAATCACGGTTCGGAGCTGGCGGATTACCTGCACGATCACTACCCGGCAGACAGCGCCAGGGGCCGATTGCTCACCTTTTTTTTGTGGTTGATCAGCGCGTTGATGTGCCTGCTGGAAACCGGTTATCGCGGGCCGCGACTGCCGGTGGATATCCCGGCTTCGCACCAGTCGCTGACCACGGCCGGCGTGGCGCTGTTCAATCAGCGTTATCCACAGGGGCTGCCTGACACCTGGGGTGGGCATGGCCCGGAAGTGGTCAATGGCGTGCGCTATTACTCCTGGTCCGGCACCCTGCAGCCGGGCAAGACCGATAGCGGGTGCAACCTGTTCGACGGGACCAATCGCAGTTGCCGGTTGTTTGCCAGAACCTTCGTGCGTGAAGCGGGGCATTGCGACGGGATGGTCGGGCGTTACAGCTCGCATCTGGGAACGGTGATTGGCGATCAATATCCGATGGATCACTTCGATATCGTCAACCAATCCCTGGGGCTGGTGGGCAAAGGGGCGGAGCCGGTGCGGTTGTTTGTCGAGCATGCCGCGCGGCTGAAGGCAGCAGGCGTTTAA